Genomic window ([Empedobacter] haloabium):
GGAGCCCGAACCGGATCGCGTATCATCTCGGCTGGCACGTAATGCCGGGCAACCGGCCAGCACGCATGAAAAACAACAAAATCCGCGAAATCATCCTGGGCAAGGCGCTCGATCCGATGGCCAGCGAAACGCGCCACTCGATGGCCCTGGTGGCCTTCCTGGCGTGGGTGGGGCTGGGGGCGGACGGCCTGTCGTCCTCCGCCTATGGCCCGGAAGAGACGTTCAAGGCGCTGGGCACGCATACGCACCTGGGCTTGTACATGGCCATCGCCACGGCCGTCACCGTGTTCATCATCGCGCTGGCGTACAACCAGGTCATCGAGCTGTTCCCGACCGGCGGCGGCGGTTATCGCGTCGCCACCAAGCTGGTGGGACCCTACCTGGGCCTGATTTCCGGCTGCGCCCTGATCCTCGACTACGTGCTGACGATCGCCATCTCCATCGCCTCCGGCGTCGATGCGCTGGCCTCGTTCCTGCCGCTGTGGTTCCAGCCCTATAAGCTATGGGCGGAAGCGTTCTTCATCGCGGTGCTGATCGTGATGAACCTGCGCGGCCTGAAGGAGGCGATCCAGATCCTGCTGCCGATCTTCGTCGGCTTCGTGCTGACGCACCTCGTGCTGATCGTCTACGGCATCGCCGCGCATGCTTCCTATCTGCCGGACCTGGTGCCGGGCACGCTGGACGAAACCTACACCCTGGCCGGTTCCATCGGCTGGAGCGGCGTGGCCGCGATGCTGCTGCTGGCGTATTCGCAGGGCGGCGGTACCTATACTGGCCTGGAGGCCGTGTCGAACAACGTCAACCTGCTGGCAGAGCCGCGCGTGCGCACCGGCAAGGTGACGATGATCTACATGGCGCTGTCGCTGGCCGTGACGGCCGCCGGCATCATCCTGCTGTACCTGTTGTGGGACGCGTCGCCGATCCATGGCGAGACCCTGAACGCGACGACGTTCCGCAGCATCATCGAGAACGCCAACCCGGGCGGAGGTGTCGCCAACCAGATCATGCTGGCCATCGTGCTGGCGTTCGAGGCGGGCCTGCTGTTCGTGGCCGCCAACACCGGCTTCCTGGGCGGGCCGTCCGTGCTGTCGAACATGGCGGCCGACTCGTGGGTGCCGCACAAGTTCCGCTACCTGTCCACGCGCCTGGTCACGCAGAACGGCATCCTCGTCATGGGCCTGGCAGCGCTGGCGATCCTGTTCTGGACGGGCGGCAGCGTCACCTTGCTGGTCGTGCTGTATTCGATTTCCGTGTTCCTGACGTTCGCGATTTCCCTGTTCGGCCTGTGCCTGTATTGGGCGCGCAACCGCAAGAAAGGCACCCACTGGTTGCGCCGGCTGCTGCTGTCGGCGCTGGGCTTCATCATCTGCGCCGGCATCCTGGTCGTGCTGCTGGTCGAGCGCTTCGCGCAGGGCGGCTGGGCAACCGCGCTGATCATCGGCGCGATCGCCACGTTGTGCATCTTCATCCGCAACCACTATCGTGAGACCAAGCAGGCGATTCACTCGGTCGACGAGGTGTTCGCCACGCAGCCGTTCGGCCCGAACCGCGAGCCCATCGAACCGGACCCCCAGGCGCAGACGGCTGTGTTCATCGTCGGCACGTCGCGCGGCGGCGGGCTGCATGCGCTGCTGTGGGTGCAGCGGATGTTCCCGAACCACTTCAAGAACTTCCTGTTCGTCAATGCCCGCACGGTCGACGCGCACGCGTACGGCGGCGAGGGTGCGATGGACAAGATGCGCGCCGAGGCGGCCGAGACGCTGGAGTACTTCGTCGACTTCTGCCACAGCCACGGCATGGCCGCGTCGTCTTACCTGGGCTTCGGCACGGATGCGGTCGACGAGGTCACGCGGCTGTGCG
Coding sequences:
- a CDS encoding APC family permease, giving the protein MKNNKIREIILGKALDPMASETRHSMALVAFLAWVGLGADGLSSSAYGPEETFKALGTHTHLGLYMAIATAVTVFIIALAYNQVIELFPTGGGGYRVATKLVGPYLGLISGCALILDYVLTIAISIASGVDALASFLPLWFQPYKLWAEAFFIAVLIVMNLRGLKEAIQILLPIFVGFVLTHLVLIVYGIAAHASYLPDLVPGTLDETYTLAGSIGWSGVAAMLLLAYSQGGGTYTGLEAVSNNVNLLAEPRVRTGKVTMIYMALSLAVTAAGIILLYLLWDASPIHGETLNATTFRSIIENANPGGGVANQIMLAIVLAFEAGLLFVAANTGFLGGPSVLSNMAADSWVPHKFRYLSTRLVTQNGILVMGLAALAILFWTGGSVTLLVVLYSISVFLTFAISLFGLCLYWARNRKKGTHWLRRLLLSALGFIICAGILVVLLVERFAQGGWATALIIGAIATLCIFIRNHYRETKQAIHSVDEVFATQPFGPNREPIEPDPQAQTAVFIVGTSRGGGLHALLWVQRMFPNHFKNFLFVNARTVDAHAYGGEGAMDKMRAEAAETLEYFVDFCHSHGMAASSYLGFGTDAVDEVTRLCEEISREFPHAIYFTSKLIFTADNWLVRMLHNQASLAVQRRLHLEGLQMVILPMKV